The genomic window GCGTATCGTAGACCGGCATCAGGGCATCGAGTTCGGCGATGCAGTTGACGCACGGCAGATCCCAGCACTCCATGTACACGGGTCCGACCTTGAGCAGGCTGTCGAGTGTCACCTCGGCACCGGTCACATCTTTGAGGGTGAACGACTGGGCCAGCGGGTAATCTTCCTTCTCGGCAGCGGAGAGCGCGCCGGCGGCAAAAGCCAGAACCAGACCGATGTTCAGAATCAGCTTCATTTCTCCTCCGTCATGGTGAATCTCTTGATGGTAGCGGACTGGAGCACGCGGTGTTCCGCGGTCCCGCTTGCGTCCTCGACAAACACCGCCGCACCCAGCATGTCGAGTCGGCGACCGGCCGTGCTGAACTCAAACGTATCAACCAACGTGTCCCCCCGCGCCAAGCTGACCGGCTGGCCGTTGCGGTTCGGCACCAGCTGGGTCGGGACCCGGAAGTAGGCCGCGCCGAGCGCGTCGGTCAGACTATCTTCGGTAACAACGCAATAGAGGGTAGGCGCCGTGCCGGAAGCGATGCTGTCGGCGGCGAGCGTGATCACAACCCGGCCGGTGGCGCTGTCCGCTTCACCCCGCGCCTCCAGCATGAAATAGGATGCGTCCGACTTCACGTTGCGGATCGCGTCGTCGAAAGCGCTGATATAGAGGGCGGGGTCGGAAGGCATCACGACCTCCAGGTATCCATCGAGCGCCAGCGACGGCTGGCCCGGGTTGTGCTGGTACCGGGCGACGCGCAGGCTGTCGTCCGGATTGATGTTCAGGTTATCGAAGGAATAGGGGTGCCACTCAACCACCGTCAGGCTGTCACCGTAGCGCACCTTGATCAGGCTGTCTAGTGCTCGCGCCGCGAGCATGCAGTTGGCTCAGCCGGTTTCGCCGATAAGTTCGGCGAACACCCGGCGGTTGGTCGGCTGGATTGGTACTACCGGAGCTTCGGAACAGCCGGCCAGGAGTACTGCGGACGCCAGAACGACAGCCATGGCGGCGTTCTTGCGAGTCATAAACACAATCTTATTGGCGCACATCCGTAGTGTCAAATGGGACAGCGCCTGAGTTGATATACTTCCGAGGCAGGCCGGATATTCCCGGCCGACGCCGCGCTCCCTACCCCGCTTGACTAGCAGCACTCCGTGCGGACACTTACACGATGGAGAAGTATCTCCAACTGGCCACCACCACGCCCCGCCGTAGTGTCGCCCGCCGCATCGCTCGAGCGCTGGTCGACAGCCGCCTGGCTGCGTGTGTCCAGATCGTCGGACCAATTGAGAGCGTCTACCGCTGGCAGGGCAAGATTGAGACGGCGAGTGAGTGGCTCTGTCTCATCAAGACGACCCGGGCGCGATTACGAGCGATCGCGGCGATGGTTCAGAAGCACCACCCCTATGACACTCCGGAACTGGTCGCGCTGCCGATTTCCGCCGGCAGCCGGCGCTATCTCGAGTGGCTCGCGGCGGCCGTACGTTCACCGGCCACGCAGCCGACGTCCGCGAGGAGGTCGTCTTGTCGATAATCGGCCTCGTCGCCGGGTTGAAGGACCCGGACCCGCTGGCGCGGCGGCTCGCCGTCGAGAAGCTGGGCCACATCGGCGGCGCCGAAGCCGCCGGCGCCCTGGTGCTGATGCTCAGGGATCCGGACGATGCCACCCGGACGCTGGCCGCCTACTCGCTTGCGGCCATCGGCGTCGACGCGGTCGAACCGCTGACCTGGTATCTTGCGACGTGGCAGGGCCCGGTCGATGCCGTCGTACCTACAGTCATCGGCGTGCTGCGTTCCGAGCGTGGGCTTGACTTCCTGACCGCGCACGTCGCCGACCCCGCGCCCGACACGCGCGCCGCCATCGCCGCGGCTCTCGGCCGTATCGGCAGTGATCGCGCGCTGCCGCCGCTGCTCGAGCTACTGCGGGATATGGTAGATGATGTCCGGATTGCCGCCGCCCGGGCCCTCGGCGACGTCCGAAGTCCGTTGGCCGTGAATGCCCTTATCGACGAAATGGCCGATGAGAACCCGCCGGTGCGGGCTGCCGCGGTCGAGGCACTCGGCCGTATCGGGAGCCAGCAAGCGGTTGACATCCTGTCCAGCGCCTGCGCTGAAGACCCGGACTCGAACGTCCGCGAAGCTGCGCTGGCCGCGCTCCGCCGCCTGAGCGCCGGTTC from candidate division WOR-3 bacterium includes these protein-coding regions:
- a CDS encoding divalent-cation tolerance protein CutA gives rise to the protein MEKYLQLATTTPRRSVARRIARALVDSRLAACVQIVGPIESVYRWQGKIETASEWLCLIKTTRARLRAIAAMVQKHHPYDTPELVALPISAGSRRYLEWLAAAVRSPATQPTSARRSSCR